The region GGGAGCGTATGGAAGCGATTCGGGCTCATGTGATATCGCTGCCTGAGCGGCAGCAGATGGCGGTGCTGATGCACAAGTATGAAGGCATGGACTACAAGCAGATCGGCGAGGTGTTGAAGCTGTCCGAATCGGCCACGAAATCGCTCCTCTTCCGCGCTTACCAGACGCTACGCGACAAGCTTAAGGACTTTGTATAAAGACTCCCCCTTTCACGGAGCCTGAAGGAGAACAACTATGAACTGCACTGATTTCCAAAACGAACTGCCCGACCTGATCCTGACGCCTGGAGCCAAGCCCAGCCTTGCGGCGGTGGCTCATTTGAAGGAGTGCCCCCCCTGCACGGAGGAGTATCTCTCCTTCCAGCAGACCTTTGCGGTGCTGGATACGTGGACTGCGCCTGAACCCTCGCCCTACTTCGACCAGAAGATGCAGGTCCGTCTGCGCGAAGAGCAGGCTGCTCCGAAGATGGGCTGGTTTGAGTCCGTCATGACTCGTCTGCAGCTCAATACTGGGCGTCAGTTCCGTCCGGCCATGATCGGCGCACTCTCATTGGCACTGATTGTAGGCGGCGGCAGCTTTGCCGGGCTCAACTACAACGCATCCCACCAGCAGCCGGCGCAGGCCTCTGCGACCATCAATGACCTGCAGATCCTGGATCGGAACGAGCAGGCGTTTGAGCAACTCGATCAACTACAGCAGGATGAGGATAACCAGCCTACGGATGATTCCGGCACCCCGGTCCAGCCGGCAAACTGATAAGGATTGCTGCGATAAACTCGTCGAAGAAGGTGGCCATGAGGGCCTCAAGAGACTCAGGCCACCCCTCCTCGAACACACTGAATGCAACTTGAACCATCGCTTGTACGTCTGCCTCCGATAGCCTGCCCGAGTATGAAACGTTTCTCGACAACCCGCCGTGCATCAGCCTGGCAAAGGCAGCTCCCTGCCCTCGGGCTGCTTCTGGCGGGCGGCTTTGGGTTTGCTCAGAACCGCGGGCCGGCCCCCATCGTGCGGCAGCCGCCGATGATGCAGCAGCGGGCTCCGATGAACCAGCAGCGGGCGTTTGGGCCCGGGCAGCAAAACCGGCCGCACCTGTCAGAGTGGATGCAATCCCATAGCAACCTTCCCCTGGCGCAGCAGCAGCGTGCGCTGGAGATGGAACCGGGCTTCCGGCAGCTTCAACCTGATCAACAGGCGAGAATGCATGAGCGTCTGACCCAACTTAACGGCATGACGCCGGAGCAAAGACAGCGCACGATCGCCCGGACCGAGGCGATGGAGCGGCTTAATCCTGATCAGCGACAGCAGGTTCGGAGCGCTTCCCAGCAGCTTGGGAGCCTTCCGCCGGATCGACGCATGGCAGTTGCCAGGGCGTACCGCAGTCTGCAGAATATGCCGGAGCCGCAACGCCAGAGCTACCTTAACTCTCCGCAGATTCGCGGACAGTTCAACGATCAGGAGCGTGGGACCCTGAATAATCTTCTGGCGGTTCCGCCCAACCTACTGCTGCAACCGCGGCGAGTGGCACCATACCCGGCAACCCCATATCCGCAGCCTTATGGACCTCCTCAGTAGTACCCCCTCTCCCCCCTCTTTATGCTAAAGTCTTCATTCCATACGATTTAGGTCTGGACTTGGTCTGGTCGCCATCTGGACCTCTTTCAGTTGTTCGGGGGTAAGGTGTTCCGCTGGAAGCAGCCTGCTCATGGCACGCTTTATCTTCTACTTCTATTTTATCAACTTGAATGGGGGGAATACGCCATTTATTTTTGGCGTATAAGCTTATTTGAATGTGTTAGTTAGCCTATTTTTTGCGCCCGTGGGGACTTGACAAGCTAATTTGCTGGCTTTTTCCGTGAAAATAGTTGTAAGTGGTTCTTAAACATAGGCTTATCAGGATGCAGCAAGACGGAACCGGCGCAAACGTGAGCAGGACGGATAGCGGACGGTGGAATTTGTAAGGACTCTCCCGTGATCTTCACCCCCTTAGGGCCTGAGATCACGGGATTGTTTTACAGGAGCTAGCGTTTGAAGAAGTTCTTGGCCAGGAAGAGGACGTTGGCGGGACGTTCCGCGAGGCGGCGCATGAAGTAGGGGTACCACTCAGCGCCGAACGGGATGTAGATACGGACGCCGTAACCTTCCGCGGCGAGTTTGCGCTGGAGGTCGCGGCGGATGCCGTAGAGCATCTGGAACTCAAAGTTCGCTTTGGGCAGGCCCTTGGCTTCGACGAAGCGGCGCATGGTGTCAATGATGGTCTCATCGTGGGTGGCCATGCCGCAGAAAACTCCGCTGGTGGACAAGTAGAGCATCAGGCGCTCGTAGTTTTCGTCGACGTCGGATTTTTCCGGGAAAGCGATCTCTGCCGGCTCCTTATAGGCCCCTTTGCAGAGGCGGATGCGGATTCCCTGCTCGACCAGGCGCTGGGCATCGTCTGCGGTGCGGTAGAGATAGGCCTGAAGGACGGTGCCGACGCGGCCGGGCCAGCGTGCGTTGAGGCGCTCGGTCATCTGGATGGTGGCTTCCGTGTATTCGGAACCCTCCATGTCGATGCGGACGAAGGTGTTGGCTTCCTCGGCGTGGATGATCATGCCGGCGACGATGCTTTCCGCGAGCGAGGGGTCCAGGTCCATGCCCATCTGGGTGAGCTTGACGCTGACGTTGGCGTTGAGTCCGCGCTGCTGGATCGCGTCCAGGACCTCATGATAGATGGCGGCGCTGGCGTGGGCGTGGGCTTCATCCATGACGCTTTCGCCGAGGGAGTCGAGCGAGACGGCGAGGCCTTCACGGTTCATCTGCTCGGCTGCCTCAAGGGCGGCGGCGACGGTCATGCCTGCGACGAAACGGCTGGAAAGCTTCTTGCCTACCGCGGACTTTTCAGAGAAGGCACGCAGACTCTTGTTCTGCGACATGGAGATAAAGAAAGAACGAAGCACCCTGGACAACTCCTGTGACAACCCTTTGATTTTCTCATGGTGGTGGCTTCCTATGGAGTTGCTTCCAGGTCTCCTGCCACGGTCCAGTGTTTCGTCGCCACCACACCTTCTGCTCTCAGGAGTGATGCCGTTGAAAGCACTTCATCGGCGTTCAACGCGTTGCAGCTTCCATAGCCGACCGTCATCCATGGATGTGTGTCAGTTGAGACGAGACTTCGTCCGCAGCTCGCGGCCATGAGATAGTCTGCGGCGGTGAGGCCCTCAGAATCTTTCATTCGCGCATCCGCGCCAGCGCGGAGAAGAACCTTGAGGTCGTCCGTCTCTGCTTTTTGGGCTAATAGCATTAGCGCCGTTGCTCCTCGGCTTGTCCGGGCGTTGACCCTGGCACCCGCCGCGATCAGTTCCTGGTCTGCGTCTCCGCGAAGCGCGGCAAACATGAGTACCGTTTCTCCATGGAGTCCGGCCGCTTGTACGTCTGCCCCTTTAGCGAGCAGAAACTCAACGACCTTAGCGGTCTGATACCCGCCGACAGCGTACATAAGTGGAGTCCAACCGCTCTCATCGTGGCTGTTTACGGAGTCGCCTGAGTCGAGGGCAGTCTGAACGTCTTCCAGTTTCCCGAAGTGGGCTGAGGCCATTAGCTTCGTGCGTCCAGGCTTGGGAAGCCAGACATCGGCCCCCATGTCTCCCATCTGCTCGGTCTTTGGATCACCGACACGCCATTGATGAGAGTTGGTCGCCTCATGGATTGCCTGAAACAGATCGTCAAAGGAAGCGAGACCCTCGATCCCATGCACGTTCACATCCTTTTCCAGGCCGCCCAAAGAGACGCGCAGGAAGTTGGTAGGAGTTTCCGTCACATTTCGCGAGTAAGAAGTGCACAAGCGCCAGAAGGCTTCGGTTCTGAAGCGTTCAATCAGCGCTCGCGCGGATTGACTGGGGATCTCGGACTTTGTGGCTTTATTCCAGTCTGGGGCGTCCCATTCTCCGGGAGGATTCCACCAGACTTTTCCGGATGCTTCGACTCTTAATAAGGGCCAGCCGGTTTCGACAAAGTCTCGCGGGGTCTGGCCGTTCGTGGGGACTCGTTGCGGAGGAAGCGGGCATCCTTCCCGGCTGACATCGGAGCCAGCTCCACTCGATACTTCGACTTCCCCGCCCGTTGTGAGAACGTGAGTGGTCGAGTTGCCGCTTGTATCCTCAAGATCAGGGGCTGTCAGTTTGAAATGGAAGACAACAGCTCGCTGGCCAACGCCGCCGTCGGATTTGAAACGCCAACTTTTGACCTGATCGACAGCCGCTTTTCGCAGGATTTCGGGATCAGAGACGCTGTTTACGTCCGTTATCTGCCCTGCGCTGTCGATCCGATAGGTGATTTCAACATCACCTGAGATCTTTGCAACACGTGCAATGGGCGGATAGAACATCGCTGCGTGAGTTGAAGGGATCGCGTCAATTGTTTGTGCATGAACAGATGGCTTCGCTTGCCCTAAGAGGCAGATGCAGATCATCAGCCGCTTTAGGCGATTATGTCGCAATCAGCCTCCGGGAAATCTGATATTCGACGCTTAATTATTGCAAGTGCGAGGGGAGCTTGACCACGTTCTTTACGGCTGGCTCAGGGGCTGTGACCATGCCGCTGGTGTCCTTCATGGCGGCGATGGCGGCGTCGTAGCGGCCGGCGAGGGAGTTGTAGCGGATAACGCCCATCTCTTCCAGCATCTTCATGCCGTCCTTGAGGTAGGACATGCGGCTGCGTTCGTCGTGGCCCCAGGTGACCGGGACTTCCATGATGGAGTACTTCAGCTTGCGTGCGATGAAGAGGATTTCGGGGTCGAAGCCCCAGCGCTCGATGCTCTGGAGGCGGAAGATGACCTGCGCGGCGGGGCGGCGGAAGGCCTTGAAGCCGCACTGGGTATCCTTGAATGGGAGGCCCATGACGGTGCGGGTGATGAAGTTGAAACAGCGGCCGAAGAACTGGCGGTAGAGGGGCTGGTGGATGGTCTGGCGTTGGCGGTCCATCCAGCGGGAGCCAATGGCGACGTCCGCTCCGGCGGCGATAGCAGCCATGAGGCGGTTCGCTTCTTCCATGGGCGCGGAAAGGTCGGCGTCCGTAAACATGACGATATCG is a window of Granulicella tundricola MP5ACTX9 DNA encoding:
- a CDS encoding DUF3106 domain-containing protein, whose amino-acid sequence is MKRFSTTRRASAWQRQLPALGLLLAGGFGFAQNRGPAPIVRQPPMMQQRAPMNQQRAFGPGQQNRPHLSEWMQSHSNLPLAQQQRALEMEPGFRQLQPDQQARMHERLTQLNGMTPEQRQRTIARTEAMERLNPDQRQQVRSASQQLGSLPPDRRMAVARAYRSLQNMPEPQRQSYLNSPQIRGQFNDQERGTLNNLLAVPPNLLLQPRRVAPYPATPYPQPYGPPQ
- a CDS encoding anti-sigma factor — its product is MNCTDFQNELPDLILTPGAKPSLAAVAHLKECPPCTEEYLSFQQTFAVLDTWTAPEPSPYFDQKMQVRLREEQAAPKMGWFESVMTRLQLNTGRQFRPAMIGALSLALIVGGGSFAGLNYNASHQQPAQASATINDLQILDRNEQAFEQLDQLQQDEDNQPTDDSGTPVQPAN
- a CDS encoding dolichyl-phosphate beta-glucosyltransferase, with amino-acid sequence MSHPMLSIVIPAYNESARIEAALERVMTCIDEQGWDAEVLVVDDGSKDDTGEIVQHWMESFPRLHLIRNPGNRGKGFSVRNGLLQAAGDIVMFTDADLSAPMEEANRLMAAIAAGADVAIGSRWMDRQRQTIHQPLYRQFFGRCFNFITRTVMGLPFKDTQCGFKAFRRPAAQVIFRLQSIERWGFDPEILFIARKLKYSIMEVPVTWGHDERSRMSYLKDGMKMLEEMGVIRYNSLAGRYDAAIAAMKDTSGMVTAPEPAVKNVVKLPSHLQ
- a CDS encoding proline dehydrogenase family protein translates to MLRSFFISMSQNKSLRAFSEKSAVGKKLSSRFVAGMTVAAALEAAEQMNREGLAVSLDSLGESVMDEAHAHASAAIYHEVLDAIQQRGLNANVSVKLTQMGMDLDPSLAESIVAGMIIHAEEANTFVRIDMEGSEYTEATIQMTERLNARWPGRVGTVLQAYLYRTADDAQRLVEQGIRIRLCKGAYKEPAEIAFPEKSDVDENYERLMLYLSTSGVFCGMATHDETIIDTMRRFVEAKGLPKANFEFQMLYGIRRDLQRKLAAEGYGVRIYIPFGAEWYPYFMRRLAERPANVLFLAKNFFKR
- a CDS encoding ankyrin repeat domain-containing protein; the protein is MRHNRLKRLMICICLLGQAKPSVHAQTIDAIPSTHAAMFYPPIARVAKISGDVEITYRIDSAGQITDVNSVSDPEILRKAAVDQVKSWRFKSDGGVGQRAVVFHFKLTAPDLEDTSGNSTTHVLTTGGEVEVSSGAGSDVSREGCPLPPQRVPTNGQTPRDFVETGWPLLRVEASGKVWWNPPGEWDAPDWNKATKSEIPSQSARALIERFRTEAFWRLCTSYSRNVTETPTNFLRVSLGGLEKDVNVHGIEGLASFDDLFQAIHEATNSHQWRVGDPKTEQMGDMGADVWLPKPGRTKLMASAHFGKLEDVQTALDSGDSVNSHDESGWTPLMYAVGGYQTAKVVEFLLAKGADVQAAGLHGETVLMFAALRGDADQELIAAGARVNARTSRGATALMLLAQKAETDDLKVLLRAGADARMKDSEGLTAADYLMAASCGRSLVSTDTHPWMTVGYGSCNALNADEVLSTASLLRAEGVVATKHWTVAGDLEATP